The Streptomyces collinus DNA segment GAGCTGAACCACCGCCGCCTTGGCCGCGCCGTAGCAGAGAAGCCCGGGGCCGCCCGTGTCGACGGCGCCAGAGGCCATCGTGACGATGCTGCCCCGGGTGCCGCGGGCGATCATGAGGCGGGTGGCCTCCTGGCAGGCGTACAGCACTCCCTTGAAGTTGACGTCGAGGACCCGGTCGAGGTCCTCGTCCCGGGTCTCCAGCACGGGACTGCGGTGCATGATCCCGGCGACCGCCGCCAGGGCATCCAGGCGTTCGCAGGAGGTGAAGGCCTGCCGCAGCCCGGCCCGGTCGGTGACGTCGAGGGCGTGGGTGCGGGCGATGCCGCCGTTGTCCTTGATCAGGGTCGCCGTCTCGTGCAGACCCCCGGTGTCACGGTCCGCGCAGTGGACGGTCGCCCCCGCCTCGGCGAGCAGCAGCGCCGAGGCGCGGCCGATGCCGCTCGCGGCGCCGGTGACGAACGCGGTGCGGCCGGTGAGGTCGTACGCCGTGACGGGCATACAGGGACCGTACGAGCATTTCTGACGGGCCGTCAATTAGTGCGGCCGCGCCGTACCGGGGTGGGGGAGGGGCCGGGCTGGCAGGTGGGGCACCAGTAGGTGGGGCGATCGCGGGAGCCGTCGCCCTGGTCGGCGACGCGGATCGAGGTGCGGCAGCGCAGGCAGGGGCGGGGTGCGCGGCCGTAGACGAAGAGGTCCTGGCTGCGGCGGCCCGTCGTGCTGCGGATCGGGCGGTCGCGGTTGGCCTCCAGCAGCTTCTTGGCGAGCGCGGGCAGCTTCGTGGCGCGGTCGGCGGGAAGGTCGCCGGCCGGGAGCCAGGGGGTGACGCCGAGCAGGAAGCAGAGCTCGCTCTTGTAGACATTGCCGATGCCGGCGAGGTTGCGTTGGTCGAGCAGGGCCTCGCCGAGTTCGCGGGAGGGGTCCTGGAGGACGTTGGCGAGGGCCCGGTCGGGGTCCCAGTCGGGCCCCAGGAGGTCGGGACCGAGATGGCCGACCGCGCGGTGCTCGTCGGTGGTGCGCAGCAGTTCCAGGACGGGGAGGCGGTAGCCGACGGCGGTGCGGTCGGTGGTGCCGAGGATCGCGCGGATCTGGTGGCCGGGACCGCCGCTCCAGCGCTGGCCGTTCCCGTACACCTTCCAGGAGCCGTCCATCCGCAGGTGGGAGTGGAGGGTGAGGCCGCCCTCGATGCGGGTGAGGAGGTGCTTGCCGCGCGCGGTGACGTGCAGGACCGCGCGGCCCGTGAGGTCGGCCGTGGCGAAGCGCGGGACCCGCAGATCGCTGCGGGTCAGCACCTTGCCCGCGAGGGCGTCGTGCAACCGCCCCGCGGCCTGCCAGACCGTGTCACCTTCGGGCATGGGTCAAGGGTGGCACGACGGCCGTGTGGGCGGCCGGGTCGGTTGTGTGCGGGGTCGGATCATCGGAGGTGCGGGCGGCCCGGGTCGGTTGTGTGCGGACCGGTCCGACTGTGTGGAGCCGGACCGGCTGTGGCGGGGGCGTCAGGCGCGCAGGCGGAGTCCTCGGGGGGTCGCGATGAAGCCCGCTCCTTCCAGGAGGGTCCCGATGGGGGACGTCAGGGCCTGGGCGCCGTTGACGCGCTCCACCGTGACCGTGCCGAGCGAACCCGCGCGAGCCGCCGCGGCGAGGGCCTCCGCGGCGCTGCGCAGGCGGGGGTCGTCGGCGGGGGCGCCGTCGGGGTCGGCGGCCCAGGCCAGCAGAGTCTTGCCGCCCCGCTCCATGTAGAGGGTCAGTTCACCGTCGACGAGTACCACCAGGGAGCCCGCTTTGCGGCCCGGCTTGTGCCCGGCGCCGGTCGGGGGCTCGGGCCAGGCCAGGGCGGCGCCGTACGCGTTCGCCGGGTCGGCGGCGGCGAGGACGACGGCCCGGGAGGCGCCGTCGGGGCGGCTACGCCGGCCCCCGAACCCCTGGTCGTAGGCTGCGCGCCCGTTCTGCCAGGAGGGTGCGGCCTGCGCGGCGTAGTCGCGGGGCGAGACCCACTCGCCCGGCGACGGGCGGGGGGTGTCGTAGGAGGTGTCGAGGTCGGGGAAGCCGTCGGGGCCGGGGGCGTCGGTGTGGTCGTGGGAGGGGGCGGAGTCGTCCGGGCCGGCGAAGTCGTGGGCGGGAGCCGAGTCGTCCGGGCCGGTGAGATCAGGGGCGGGGAACGGGGCGTGTTCAAAGGCGGGAGGCGGGCCGGGCAGGTCCTCGCCGCGGTCACGGGCGTTGGACACCGCGCGCAGGCGGTCCACCGCGCCGTCCATCGCGAACTGCGCGGCGCCGAGGCCCTCCACCACGTAACCGCGGCGGGCCTGGCCGCTCTCCTCGAAGACGGACAGGACGCGGTACGTCGCCGAGAAGCCGCCCTCGACGCCCTCCGCCGACACCGCACCCCTGGTGACGACGCCGTGCCGGTCGAGGAGGGTGCGGGCGAGGGCATGGGCCCGCACGGTGGCGTCGGGCTCATGGGCGGGGAGCAGGGACCAGCGGCCCGCGACCGTCGGCGGGCCGGAGCGGGACGCGGTGCGGGCCGCGGCCGTGAGAGAGCCGTAGCGGCCGCGCGGGACCGCGCGTTTGGCGCGGTGGGCCGTGGAGCCCGCGGTGCGGCCCGAGCCGAGCAGGGAGCGCATGGGGGTGAGCGTGTCGTTCGTCAGGCGGCCGGACCAGGCCAGGTCCCAGAGGGCGTCGGCCAGCTGGGGGTCGGTGGCCTCGGGGTGCGTGGTGGCGCGGACCTGGTCGGCGATCTGGCGGAAGAACAGGCCGTAGCCGCCGGAGAGGGTGTCCAGGACGGACTGGTGCAGGGCGGTCAGCTCCAGGGGGTGCGGGGGCGGCAGGAGCAGGGGGGCCGCGTCCGCCAGGTAGAGGGACACCCAGCCGTCCTTGCCGGGGAGGGAGCCCGCCCCGGCCCAGACCGCCTCTCCGGCTGCGGTCAGCTCGTCCAGCATCGCCGGGGTGTAGTTCACGACCCGGGAGGGCAGGACCAGCTTCTCCAGGGCGGAAGCCGGTACGGACGCGCCCTGGACCTGCTCGATGGCCCGGACCAGTCCGTCGACGCCGCGCAGGGAGTGGCCCTTGCCGATGTGCTGCCACTGGGGGAGGAACTGGGCGAGGGCGGCCGGTGGCACCGGCTCCAGTTCGTGCCGCAGCGCGGCCAGGGAGCGGCGGCGCAGCCGGCGCAGCACGGTGGCGTCGCACCACTCCTGGCCGATGCCAGCCGGGTGGAACTCGCCCTGAACGACCCGGCCCGCCGCCGCGAGCCGCTGGAGGGCGCCCTCGGTGACGGCGACGCCCAGGCCGAAGCGGGCCGCTGCCGTGGCCGAGGTGAACGGGCCGTGGGTGCGGGCGTAGCGGGCGAGGAGATCGCCGAGCGGGTCCTTGACGGGCTCTGTGAAGGCTTCCGGGACACCGACCGGCAGGGCGGTGCCCAGCGCGTCGCGCAGCCGGCCCGCGTCCTCGATCGCCGCCCAGTGGTCCTGGCCCGCGATCCGGACCCGGATGGCGCGGCGGGCACCGGCGAGTTTCTGCGCCCACTGCGGTTCGGCGCCCCGTTCCGACAGTTCCGCCTCCGTGAGCGGGCCGAGGAGGCGCAGGAGGTCCGCGACGCCCTCGGCGTCCTTGACGCGGCGGTCATCGGTGCGCCACTGCAGCTCCCGCTCCAGTTCGGTCAGCACCTCTGCGTCGAGCAGCTCGCGCAGTTCCGCCTGACCCAGCAGCTCGGCCAGCAGCCGGGAGTCCAGCGAGAGGGCGGCGGCGCGGCGTTCGGCCAGCGGGGAGTCGCCCTCGTACAGGAACTGGGCGACGTAGCCGAAGAGCAGGGAGCGCGCGAAGGGGGACGGTTCGGCCGTGGTGACCTCGACCAGGCGGACCTTGCGGGACTCCAGGTCCCCCATCAACTCCACGAGGCCGGGGACGTCGAAGACGTCCTGGAGGCACTCGCGGACCGCCTCCAGGACGATCGGGAACGAGCCGAACTCGCTCGCCACCTGCAGCAGCTGCGAGGCGCGCTGCCGCTGCTGCCACAGCGGGGTGCGCTTGCCCGGGTTGCGCCGGGGCAGCAGCAACGCGCGGGCGGCACACTCACGGAAGCGGGAGGCGAACAGGGCGGAGCTGCCCACCTGGTCGGTGACGACCTGGTCGACCTCTCCCTTGTCGAAGACGACGTCCGCCGCGCCCACGGGGGCTTGCTCGGCGTCGTACTCCCGGCCCGTCTTCACGGGCTCCTGGTCCAGCAGGTCCAGGCTCATCAGGTCGGCGTCCGGAAGGCGCAGCACGATGCCGTCGTCCGCGTGCATGACCTGCGCGTCCATGCCGTACCGCTCGGACAGCTTCGCGCCGAGTGCCAGCGCCCACGGGGCGTGCACCTGGGCGCCGAACGGCGAGTGCACGACCACGCGCCAGTCGCCGAGCTCGTCACGGAAGCGCTCCACGACGATCGTCCGGTCGTCCGGGATGTGACCGCAGGCCTCGCGCTGCTCCTTCAGATACGACAGCACGTTGTCCGCCGCCCACGCGTCCAGACCGGCGGCCAGGAGACGCAGCCGGGCGTCGTCCTCGGGCAGCGACCCGACCTCGCGCAGGAACGCGCCCACCGCCCGGCCCAGTTCCAGCGGGCGGCCCAGCTGGTCGCCCTTCCAGAAGGGCAGCCGG contains these protein-coding regions:
- a CDS encoding SDR family NAD(P)-dependent oxidoreductase; amino-acid sequence: MPVTAYDLTGRTAFVTGAASGIGRASALLLAEAGATVHCADRDTGGLHETATLIKDNGGIARTHALDVTDRAGLRQAFTSCERLDALAAVAGIMHRSPVLETRDEDLDRVLDVNFKGVLYACQEATRLMIARGTRGSIVTMASGAVDTGGPGLLCYGAAKAAVVQLTKTLATEVGRHGIRVNAVAPGWIRTPMTDRGDSGSQAHTESVMARMSPLGRVGEPEDIAHAILHLVSDASAFTTGQILRPNGGVAMPW
- a CDS encoding Fpg/Nei family DNA glycosylase; this translates as MPEGDTVWQAAGRLHDALAGKVLTRSDLRVPRFATADLTGRAVLHVTARGKHLLTRIEGGLTLHSHLRMDGSWKVYGNGQRWSGGPGHQIRAILGTTDRTAVGYRLPVLELLRTTDEHRAVGHLGPDLLGPDWDPDRALANVLQDPSRELGEALLDQRNLAGIGNVYKSELCFLLGVTPWLPAGDLPADRATKLPALAKKLLEANRDRPIRSTTGRRSQDLFVYGRAPRPCLRCRTSIRVADQGDGSRDRPTYWCPTCQPGPSPTPVRRGRTN
- a CDS encoding ATP-dependent helicase, yielding MPSNAHRALDGFSPATRAWFTGAFSAPTAAQAGAWQAIHEGSDVLVVAPTGSGKTLAAFLAALDQLASTPPPADPKKRCRVLYVSPLKALAVDVERNLRSPLTGIRQESVRLGLPEPEVKVGIRSGDTPAAERRALSTRPPDILITTPESLFLMLTSATRDALAGVDTVILDEVHAVAGTKRGAHLALSLERLDDLLPKPARRIGLSATVRPVDEVARFLSPRRKVEIVQPESGKEFDLSVVVPVEDLGELGGSPVADGQEGAERPSIWPHVEERIADLVQSHRSTIVFANSRRLAERLCNRLNEIAYERATGETLDEHHSPAELMGGSGAAQGAPQVIARAHHGSVSKEQRALVEEDLKAGRLPAVVATSSLELGIDMGAVDLVVQVESPPSVASGLQRVGRAGHQVGAVSTGVVFPKYRGDLVQAAVVTERMRTGSIESLKVPANPLDVLAQQVVAMTALDTWQFDDLLAAVRRAAPFASLPESAFTAVLDMLAGRYPSDAFAELRPRVVWDRVTGEITGRPGAQRLAVTSGGTIPDRGLFGVFLAGADPKKGGGRVGELDEEMVYESRVGDVFTLGTSSWRIEDITRDRVLVSPAPGVPGRLPFWKGDQLGRPLELGRAVGAFLREVGSLPEDDARLRLLAAGLDAWAADNVLSYLKEQREACGHIPDDRTIVVERFRDELGDWRVVVHSPFGAQVHAPWALALGAKLSERYGMDAQVMHADDGIVLRLPDADLMSLDLLDQEPVKTGREYDAEQAPVGAADVVFDKGEVDQVVTDQVGSSALFASRFRECAARALLLPRRNPGKRTPLWQQRQRASQLLQVASEFGSFPIVLEAVRECLQDVFDVPGLVELMGDLESRKVRLVEVTTAEPSPFARSLLFGYVAQFLYEGDSPLAERRAAALSLDSRLLAELLGQAELRELLDAEVLTELERELQWRTDDRRVKDAEGVADLLRLLGPLTEAELSERGAEPQWAQKLAGARRAIRVRIAGQDHWAAIEDAGRLRDALGTALPVGVPEAFTEPVKDPLGDLLARYARTHGPFTSATAAARFGLGVAVTEGALQRLAAAGRVVQGEFHPAGIGQEWCDATVLRRLRRRSLAALRHELEPVPPAALAQFLPQWQHIGKGHSLRGVDGLVRAIEQVQGASVPASALEKLVLPSRVVNYTPAMLDELTAAGEAVWAGAGSLPGKDGWVSLYLADAAPLLLPPPHPLELTALHQSVLDTLSGGYGLFFRQIADQVRATTHPEATDPQLADALWDLAWSGRLTNDTLTPMRSLLGSGRTAGSTAHRAKRAVPRGRYGSLTAAARTASRSGPPTVAGRWSLLPAHEPDATVRAHALARTLLDRHGVVTRGAVSAEGVEGGFSATYRVLSVFEESGQARRGYVVEGLGAAQFAMDGAVDRLRAVSNARDRGEDLPGPPPAFEHAPFPAPDLTGPDDSAPAHDFAGPDDSAPSHDHTDAPGPDGFPDLDTSYDTPRPSPGEWVSPRDYAAQAAPSWQNGRAAYDQGFGGRRSRPDGASRAVVLAAADPANAYGAALAWPEPPTGAGHKPGRKAGSLVVLVDGELTLYMERGGKTLLAWAADPDGAPADDPRLRSAAEALAAAARAGSLGTVTVERVNGAQALTSPIGTLLEGAGFIATPRGLRLRA